The proteins below are encoded in one region of Garra rufa chromosome 12, GarRuf1.0, whole genome shotgun sequence:
- the sap130a gene encoding histone deacetylase complex subunit SAP130a yields the protein MSSQQFPRAALPPPGAGPGQMSTDSSIMGTQSAGSEDSSREVDHSQDPPPGSSSGSAGGIASFRDDKQETVVVRPYPQVQALGQPPALPQHVPIQPSPPVTVAAPSVQLLQGQQSSVGEGSVKAALKPTMPSRLIAPAPALSQGHIPVPAKVSGHITVPLESSIAPASIPVATISGQQGQSNLHQLMATNVQIFRGSAPALQIGSPAPPHTFTSHLPRGAAAAAVMSSSKGPTVLRPAGGGNTGPSQPAAVQHIIHQPIQSRPLVTTSTAVLPTMVAPIPAARTQSPVINTPVTHSAEMVHGRPVTIHPPPTTINIQRPPTPRDTATRITLPSHPAIGAQKAQPPHTVTQKPIFNTVTPVAAATVAPILATNTATSATTTGSSPHTQMTSSTIVTMTMASHSSHATAVTTSAIPVAKVVPQPIAHTSPRIQPEYPGERTNLIPISGHRSSPNPVTMEARSDNRPSVPVQFQYFLPTYPSSPYPLTHTYTPITSSVSTIRPYPVTAPAQSSALPAQAGVGVATTVHLNPMLMAVDRIGLQSAQISTQNIQPASMTAQGIQPAPIGVQGLHATAPISTQSVQQAPVATQQPQSEAKPPGVVLAESPAFVANPIGSTFSGTQPVTTMVQTHPQGAATGAPTLVSSPRPSILRKKPVNEGAVRKSLIPAQPSEHNAGRVDSGIRLSGSSRPPGVKPKSDVHVAMAPPVMAAVEALPSHGGEQQTLPTPAQHHSQAIPTLLAPPAPTPPSQPTAVLSALPAAMAVTPPVPASMANAVASPTQPAATSTAALSSTLPEVKVKQETEPMDTSQAVPLAPSSAGPASSLSSQASNLAISSQPGDLLPGASPRKKPRKQQHVISTEETEMVETNSTDEERASSRTPGNRHERHESPPREYVDEDGVRYVPVRPRPPLTLLRQYRNPWKAAYHHFQRYSDIRVKEEKKGSLQDMANQRGVACRAQGWKVHLCAAQLLQLTNLEHDVYSRLTTLQEGLIPKKRAGADDDLHRINELIQGNMQRCKLVMDQVTEARDTMMKVLDHKDRVLKLLNKNGTPKKSSKLKRKERA from the exons ATGAGTTCTCAGCAGTTTCCCAGGGCTGCACTGCCTCCTCCTGGAGCTGGACCAGGGCAGATGTCTACTGACAGCAGCATTATGGGCACACAATCAG CAGGCAGTGAGGACAGCAGCCGTGAAGTGGATCACTCTCAAGATCCTCCACCTGGCAGCAGTAGTGGCAGTGCGGGTGGAATTGCATCGTTCCGTGATGATAAGCAGGAGACGGTGGTGGTCAGGCCTTACCCACAGGTCCAAGCTCTAGGCCAACCTCCTGCTCTGCCCCAGCATGTGCCTATCCAGCCCAGCCCTCCAGTAACTGTGGCTGCTCCATCAGTACAGCTACTACAAGGCCAGCAGTCCAGCGTCGGCGAGGGCTCAGTGAAG GCTGCCCTGAAGCCAACTATGCCCAGTCGTCTTATAGCACCTGCTCCAGCTCTTAGCCAAGGGCATATTCCTGTTCCAGCCAAAGTGTCTGGACATATCACCGTTCCCCTTGAGAGCAGCATTGCTCCAGCCTCTATACCAGTGGCAACCATCAGCGGTCAGCAG GGACAGAGCAACCTGCATCAACTAATGGCCACTAACGTGCAGATCTTCAGGGGCAGTGCACCTGCACTACAGATCGGATCTCCTGCTCCTCCCCACACTTTCACCTCCCATCTGCCCAGAG GCGCAGCTGCTGCAGCTGTCATGTCTAGTTCTAAAGGCCCTACTGTTCTCAGACCAGCCGGAGGAGGAAACACAGGCCCTAGCCAACCTGCAGCTGTGCAGCACATTATACATCAGCCTATTCAG TCTCGACCATTGGTGACCACATCAACGGCTGTTCTGCCCACTATGGTGGCTCCCATCCCAGCTGCTCGAACCCAGTCCCCAGTCATCAACACCCCTGTCACACATTCTGCAGAGATGGTTCATGG GCGACCAGTAACTATTCACCCTCCACCAACCACTATCAACATCCAGCGTCCCCCTACTCCCCGGGACACTGCCACGCGCATCACCCTTCCCTCCCACCCAGCTATTGGAGCCCAGAAGGCCCAGCCACCTCATACTGTCACACAG AAGCCGATTTTCAACACTGTGACACCTGTTGCCGCTGCCACTGTAGCTCCTATCTTAGCTACCAACACTGCTACTTCAGCCACCACTACAG GCTCTTCACCACATACCCAAATGACCAGTAGCACTATTGTCACCATGACAATGGCCTCTCACTCTTCCCATGCTACAGCTGTGACCACCTCTGCCATCCCTGTCG CTAAAGTGGTTCCTCAACCAATTGCCCACACTTCCCCACGCATCCAGCCAGAGTACCCAGGGGAAAGAACCAACCTGATTCCCATCTCAGGTCATCGCTCTTCTCCAAACCCTGTCACCATGGAGGCTCGCAGCGATAACAG GCCGTCAGTGCCAGTGCAGTTTCAGTACTTCTTACCCACATATCCCTCATCCCCATATCCTCTGACCCACACCTACACCCCCATCACCAGCTCGGTTTCCACCATCCGCCCTTACCCAG TCACGGCTCCAGCTCAGAGCTCAGCTCTTCCTGCTCAGGCTGGTGTTGGTGTGGCCACCACTGTGCACTTGAACCCCATGCTGATGGCAGTGGATCGCATCGGCCTGCAATCTGCCCAGATCAGCACTCAGAACATCCAGCCAGCATCTATGACCGCTCAGGGTATTCAACCTGCACCAATAGGAGTTCAGGGGCTGCATGCCACTGCACCAATCAGCACCCAGAGCGTACAGCAGGCTCCGGTCGCCACACAACAACCACAATCAGAAGCAAAACCACCAG GTGTCGTTTTGGCTGAAAGTCCAGCTTTTGTCGCTAATCCAATCGGGAGCACTTTTAGTGGCACGCAGCCCGTCACTACGATGGTGCAGACACACCCCCAGGGGGCGGCTACAGGTGCACCCACACTTGTCTCCTCCCCCCGTCCTAGCATCCTTCGCAAAAAACCTGTAAACGAGGG GGCAGTGCGTAAAAGTCTGATCCCAGCGCAGCCAAGTGAGCATAATGCTGGCCGAGTGGATAGTGGGATAAGGCTCTCGGGATCCTCTCGCCCACCGGG AGTGAAGCCCAAATCTGATGTTCATGTTGCTATGGCGCCTCCAGTCATGGCAGCTGTGGAGGCTCTTCCGAGTCATGGAGGTGAACAGCAGACGCTGCCCACTCCTGCCCAGCATCATTCGCAGGCCATTCCCACCCTTCTGGCTCCACCAGCTCCAACACCACCATCTCAGCCCACTGCCGTTCTATCAGCCCTGCCGGCAGCCATGGCTGTCACTCCCCCTGTGCCTGCCTCAATGGCCAATGCAGTGGCTTCTCCCACCCAGCCAGCGGCCACCAGCACTGCTGCCCTGAGCTCCACCCTTCCAGAGGTTAAAGTGAAACAAGAAACAGAGCCAATGGACACTTCACAAGCAG TGCCCTTAGCTCCTTCTTCAGCGGGTCCAGCTTCATCCCTCTCCTCTCAGGCCTCCAACCTGGCCATATCTTCTCAACCTGGAGACCTCCTACCTGGAGCCTCTCCAAGAAAGAAACCCCGCAAACAGCAGCATGTGATCTCCACTGAGGAGACAGAGATGGTGGAGACCAATAGCACAGATGAAGAGAGAGCTAGCAGCCGAACACCAGGAAACAGACATGAAAGACACGAGTCTCCACCTAGGGAATATGTTG ATGAGGACGGTGTTCGTTACGTACCAGTCCGCCCCAGACCTCCACTCACTCTGTTGCGTCAATACCGTAACCCGTGGAAGGCTGCCTATCACCACTTCCAGAGGTACAGTGACATCAGAGTCAAAG AAGAGAAGAAAGGAAGTCTTCAGGACATGGCCAATCAGAGAGGAGTAGCATGTCGAGCTCAGGGCTGGAAAGTGCACCTGTGTGCCGCACAGCTGCTGCAGCTG ACTAACTTGGAGCATGACGTGTACAGCAGGCTGACCACTTTGCAGGAAGGCCTCATCCCAAAGAAAAGAGCTGGAGCTGACGATGACTTGCACCGCATCAATGAGCTCATACAG GGCAATATGCAGCGCTGCAAACTTGTGATGGATCAGGTGACTGAAGCTCGCGACACCATGATGAAAGTACTGGACCATAAGGACAGAGTCCTGAAGCTGCTCAACAAGAACGGAACTCCCAAGAAGAGCTCCAAGTTAAAGCGCAAGGAGCGGGCATAG